One Spirochaetota bacterium genomic window, CCCCCGCAGCCAGTTCCGGCGCAATGAATTCCGAGGTGTAGGTGAAATCAGTACGTTCCCATTCCTGCGCGCCAAGGGCATTCGCGCCCATATAGAGATCGGGAATGATGTTCTCCCGCATCATATCGACGGCGACATTGCCGGGAACAGAAGCTGAAATGTCGAACTTTTTACCGTCAGCGGGATGCGTGAATGCGACACGCCATGTGCCGGGATACGGAAGTGTACGCATGTAAGCTCCTGTACATCGAATTATATCATCATGGGGATTAAAATAATACTGATG contains:
- a CDS encoding sugar-binding domain-containing protein → MRTLPYPGTWRVAFTHPADGKKFDISASVPGNVAVDMMRENIIPDLYMGANALGAQEWERTDFTYTSEFIAPELAAGERLEMVFEGIDTVADITINGTAITSVENMFIPHAFDLTGNIHPGANSLTV